A single Cyclopterus lumpus isolate fCycLum1 chromosome 15, fCycLum1.pri, whole genome shotgun sequence DNA region contains:
- the sptlc3 gene encoding serine palmitoyltransferase 3 isoform X2 produces the protein MSFQITHLKNVPGTGIASRQHKQESFEQAPMYVAVMTYLGFGIVTLFGYFRDFLRAVGLEKCNLAQERVEQKDFVPLYQDFENFYNRNLYMRVRDNWNRPVCSLPGPVFDLMERVSDDYNWTFRLTGRTLHNAINMGSYNYLGFAENNADFLKTVADKTQQYGVGVCSTRQEMGTLSIHEELEQLVASFLRVESSMTFGMGFATNSMNIPAIVGKGGLILSDELNHTSLILGARLSGATIRVFKHNNMHSLEKMLREAVCSGQPRTHRPWKKILIMVEGIYSMEGSVVRLSEIIALKKKYKAYLYLDEAHSIGAVGPSGRGVAELFNVNPADVDVMMGTFTKSFGAAGGYIAGKKELVDYLRSHSHSAVYASAMSPPVTEQILRAMKCIMGKDGSTEGIRRIRQLAENTRYFRARLKEMGFIIYGNDDSPVVPILLYMPGKVVAFAREMLERKIGVVVVGFPATPITEARARFCLSASHTRAMLNQVLRHMNEVGDNLCLKFSRLKYSSCPNLCDETDFELI, from the exons ATGTCTTTTCAAATAACTCACCTG AAAAATGTCCCTGGGACTGGTATCGCCTCCAGGCAGCACAAGCAGGAGTCCTTTGAACAGGCCCCGATGTACGTGGCTGTCATGACATACCTGGGCTTTGGTATTGTCACGCTGTTTGGCTACTTCAGAGATTTCCTCAGAGCTGTGGGCTTAGAGAAGTGCAACCTTGCCCAGGAAAGAGTGGAACAGAAG GATTTTGTACCTCTTTATCAAGATTTTGAGAACTTTTACAATCGAAACCTGTACATGAGGGTACGAGACAACTGGAACCGTCCCGTATGCAGCCTGCCGGGACCCGTCTTCGACTTGATGGAGAGGGTGTCTGATGACTACAACTGGACATTCAG GTTAACCGGGAGGACATTACACAATGCCATCAACATGGGCTCCTACAACTACCTTGGTTTCGCTGAGAACAACGCTGATTTCCTGAAAACGGTGgcagacaaaacacaacagtACGGGGTCGGGGTTTGCAGCACCAGGCAGGAAATGG GTACCCTGAGCATCCACGAAGAGCTGGAGCAACTTGTAGCCAGTTTCCTCAGAGTAGAGTCCTCCATGACTTTTGGGATGGGTTTCGCCACCAACTCAATGAATATTCCAGCAATTGTTGGCAAG GGCGGTTTGATACTGAGCGATGAGCTCAATCACACGTCTCTCATCTTGGGGGCCAGACTGTCAGGAGCAACGATCCGTGTGTTCAAACACAACA acatgCATAGTCTGGAGAAGATGCTACGAGAGGCAGTTTGCTCAGGGCAGCCACGGACCCACAGGCCCTGGAAGAAGATCCTCATCATGGTGGAAGGCATCTATAG CATGGAGGGCTCTGTGGTGCGACTTTCTGAGATCATCGCTCTGAAGAAGAAGTATAAAGCATATCTGTACCTAGACGAGGCCCACAGTATCGGAGCAGTGGGACCATCAGGGAGGGGAGTGGCCGAGCTGTTCAACGTCAACCCGGCTGATGTGGACGTGATGATGGGCACCTTCACCAAGAGCTTTGGGGCTGCTGGAGGCTATATCGCAGGGAAAAAG GAGCTGGTGGACTACCTGCGCAGTCATTCTCACAGTGCAGTATACGCCTCGGCCATGTCCCCTCCTGTCACTGAGCAGATCCTACGTGCCATgaagtgcatcatgggaaaagaCGGGAGCACAGAAG GCATTAGACGGATCCGCCAACTGGCAGAGAACACCAGATATTTCAGGGCCAGGCTGAAGGAGATGGGCTTCATCATCTACGGCAACGATGACTCACCTGTGGTTCCAATCCTGCTCTACATGCCAGGCAAAGTGGT GGCTTTCGCTCGAGAAATGCTGGAGAGGAAAATTGGCGTAGTGGTAGTCGGCTTTCCAGCCACGCCGATAACAGAGGCCCGAGCTcgcttctgtctgtctgcatcgCACACGAGAGCCATGCTgaaccag GTGCTGCGCCATATGAACGAGGTGGGAGACAACCTCTGTCTGAAGTTCTCTCGACTGAAATATTCCTCCTGTCCGAACCTCTGTGATGAGACAGACTTTGAGCTGATATGA
- the sptlc3 gene encoding serine palmitoyltransferase 3 isoform X1 — translation MAITAANSTLPHLSPNGLQCEDIKSNGCHNRREKNVPGTGIASRQHKQESFEQAPMYVAVMTYLGFGIVTLFGYFRDFLRAVGLEKCNLAQERVEQKDFVPLYQDFENFYNRNLYMRVRDNWNRPVCSLPGPVFDLMERVSDDYNWTFRLTGRTLHNAINMGSYNYLGFAENNADFLKTVADKTQQYGVGVCSTRQEMGTLSIHEELEQLVASFLRVESSMTFGMGFATNSMNIPAIVGKGGLILSDELNHTSLILGARLSGATIRVFKHNNMHSLEKMLREAVCSGQPRTHRPWKKILIMVEGIYSMEGSVVRLSEIIALKKKYKAYLYLDEAHSIGAVGPSGRGVAELFNVNPADVDVMMGTFTKSFGAAGGYIAGKKELVDYLRSHSHSAVYASAMSPPVTEQILRAMKCIMGKDGSTEGIRRIRQLAENTRYFRARLKEMGFIIYGNDDSPVVPILLYMPGKVVAFAREMLERKIGVVVVGFPATPITEARARFCLSASHTRAMLNQVLRHMNEVGDNLCLKFSRLKYSSCPNLCDETDFELI, via the exons ATGGCCATAACTGCGGCTAACAGCACCTTACCGCACCTGAGCCCGAATGGACTGCAATGCGAAGACATCAAGAGTAATGGCTGTCACAACAGGAGAGAG AAAAATGTCCCTGGGACTGGTATCGCCTCCAGGCAGCACAAGCAGGAGTCCTTTGAACAGGCCCCGATGTACGTGGCTGTCATGACATACCTGGGCTTTGGTATTGTCACGCTGTTTGGCTACTTCAGAGATTTCCTCAGAGCTGTGGGCTTAGAGAAGTGCAACCTTGCCCAGGAAAGAGTGGAACAGAAG GATTTTGTACCTCTTTATCAAGATTTTGAGAACTTTTACAATCGAAACCTGTACATGAGGGTACGAGACAACTGGAACCGTCCCGTATGCAGCCTGCCGGGACCCGTCTTCGACTTGATGGAGAGGGTGTCTGATGACTACAACTGGACATTCAG GTTAACCGGGAGGACATTACACAATGCCATCAACATGGGCTCCTACAACTACCTTGGTTTCGCTGAGAACAACGCTGATTTCCTGAAAACGGTGgcagacaaaacacaacagtACGGGGTCGGGGTTTGCAGCACCAGGCAGGAAATGG GTACCCTGAGCATCCACGAAGAGCTGGAGCAACTTGTAGCCAGTTTCCTCAGAGTAGAGTCCTCCATGACTTTTGGGATGGGTTTCGCCACCAACTCAATGAATATTCCAGCAATTGTTGGCAAG GGCGGTTTGATACTGAGCGATGAGCTCAATCACACGTCTCTCATCTTGGGGGCCAGACTGTCAGGAGCAACGATCCGTGTGTTCAAACACAACA acatgCATAGTCTGGAGAAGATGCTACGAGAGGCAGTTTGCTCAGGGCAGCCACGGACCCACAGGCCCTGGAAGAAGATCCTCATCATGGTGGAAGGCATCTATAG CATGGAGGGCTCTGTGGTGCGACTTTCTGAGATCATCGCTCTGAAGAAGAAGTATAAAGCATATCTGTACCTAGACGAGGCCCACAGTATCGGAGCAGTGGGACCATCAGGGAGGGGAGTGGCCGAGCTGTTCAACGTCAACCCGGCTGATGTGGACGTGATGATGGGCACCTTCACCAAGAGCTTTGGGGCTGCTGGAGGCTATATCGCAGGGAAAAAG GAGCTGGTGGACTACCTGCGCAGTCATTCTCACAGTGCAGTATACGCCTCGGCCATGTCCCCTCCTGTCACTGAGCAGATCCTACGTGCCATgaagtgcatcatgggaaaagaCGGGAGCACAGAAG GCATTAGACGGATCCGCCAACTGGCAGAGAACACCAGATATTTCAGGGCCAGGCTGAAGGAGATGGGCTTCATCATCTACGGCAACGATGACTCACCTGTGGTTCCAATCCTGCTCTACATGCCAGGCAAAGTGGT GGCTTTCGCTCGAGAAATGCTGGAGAGGAAAATTGGCGTAGTGGTAGTCGGCTTTCCAGCCACGCCGATAACAGAGGCCCGAGCTcgcttctgtctgtctgcatcgCACACGAGAGCCATGCTgaaccag GTGCTGCGCCATATGAACGAGGTGGGAGACAACCTCTGTCTGAAGTTCTCTCGACTGAAATATTCCTCCTGTCCGAACCTCTGTGATGAGACAGACTTTGAGCTGATATGA